One Deinococcus multiflagellatus DNA window includes the following coding sequences:
- a CDS encoding NUDIX domain-containing protein, whose protein sequence is MERPLVCVGALVWGPGGRVLLVRTTKWRGLWGVPGGKVEWGESLEAAVRRELAEEVGLTLRDVRYAQTQEAVLSPEFHKPAHMLLVDFFAATDQQTVTPNEEIAEWAWVPLAQAPAYPLNTVTRTLVALAAQEARA, encoded by the coding sequence ATGGAACGACCGCTGGTGTGCGTGGGGGCGCTGGTCTGGGGCCCAGGGGGCCGGGTGCTGCTGGTGCGCACCACCAAATGGCGGGGGCTGTGGGGCGTGCCGGGCGGCAAGGTGGAGTGGGGCGAGAGCCTGGAGGCGGCCGTGCGCCGCGAACTGGCCGAAGAGGTGGGCCTGACCCTGCGCGACGTGCGCTATGCCCAGACCCAGGAAGCGGTCCTGAGCCCCGAATTCCACAAGCCCGCCCACATGCTGCTGGTGGACTTTTTTGCCGCCACCGACCAGCAGACCGTGACCCCCAATGAGGAAATTGCCGAGTGGGCCTGGGTGCCCCTGGCGCAGGCCCCTGCCTACCCGCTGAACACCGTGACCCGCACCCTGGTGGCCCTGGCCGCCCAGGAGGCGCGGGCATGA
- a CDS encoding SRPBCC family protein, protein MTNSSSSSSTGMAGMDQGRMISGAAGGALLLMGLRKRGILGLGMAAVGGYLAYRAATGNDPVMAAAGLSGSATAAKPIFVEHSVVIDRPAQQVYDYWRKLENLPQVMSHLESVTTLDEKRSRWVAKAPLGTHVEWEAEIVNDKPGQRIGWHSLPGATVDNAGSVQFEELPGGGTRVHVALSYRPPAGPLGAAVAKLFGEEPSQQIAEDLQKFKAAFEGGSKN, encoded by the coding sequence ATGACGAACAGCAGCAGCAGTAGCAGCACGGGAATGGCAGGCATGGATCAGGGCCGCATGATCAGCGGGGCAGCAGGCGGCGCCCTGCTTCTGATGGGCCTGCGCAAGCGCGGCATCCTGGGCCTGGGCATGGCCGCCGTGGGCGGGTACCTTGCCTACCGCGCCGCCACCGGTAACGACCCCGTGATGGCCGCCGCCGGCCTGAGTGGCAGCGCCACGGCCGCCAAGCCCATTTTCGTGGAGCACAGCGTGGTCATTGACCGCCCCGCCCAGCAGGTGTACGACTACTGGCGCAAGCTGGAAAACCTGCCCCAGGTCATGAGCCACCTGGAAAGCGTGACCACCCTCGACGAGAAGCGCAGCCGCTGGGTTGCCAAAGCCCCCCTGGGCACCCATGTGGAATGGGAAGCCGAGATCGTGAACGACAAACCCGGCCAGCGCATCGGCTGGCACTCGCTCCCCGGCGCCACCGTGGACAACGCCGGCAGCGTGCAGTTTGAAGAGCTGCCCGGCGGCGGCACCCGCGTGCATGTGGCCCTGTCCTACCGCCCGCCCGCCGGCCCCCTGGGCGCCGCCGTGGCCAAGCTGTTTGGCGAAGAGCCCAGCCAGCAGATCGCCGAGGACCTGCAGAAGTTCAAGGCAGCCTTTGAAGGTGGAAGCAAGAACTAA
- a CDS encoding NUDIX domain-containing protein: MPEHPNWATLTEDDTQPWHTLESRVLVAGFRTVYEDRVRLQSGVETLYQYRPRGPRAVFVLPVTAAGEAVLIRQYRYPLRATVTEVVAGGVERGEDLHRAAARELQEEVGGVAAEWVALPGFYPQPSISGVIFYPFLALGVALGDTAHEATETIERVVMPLREAYALLEGGGIQDGASSLTLWHARAPLQARGLL, encoded by the coding sequence ATGCCTGAACACCCCAACTGGGCGACCCTGACCGAGGACGACACCCAGCCGTGGCACACCCTGGAGTCCCGGGTGCTGGTCGCGGGGTTCCGCACCGTCTATGAAGACCGGGTGCGCCTGCAAAGCGGCGTGGAAACCCTGTACCAGTACCGCCCGCGTGGCCCGCGCGCCGTGTTCGTGTTGCCGGTCACGGCGGCGGGCGAGGCGGTGCTGATCCGCCAGTACCGCTACCCCCTGCGCGCCACCGTAACCGAGGTGGTTGCGGGCGGGGTGGAACGCGGCGAGGACCTGCACCGCGCCGCCGCACGCGAACTGCAAGAAGAGGTGGGCGGCGTGGCCGCCGAGTGGGTGGCGCTGCCGGGCTTTTACCCACAGCCCAGCATCAGCGGCGTGATCTTTTATCCCTTTCTGGCGCTGGGCGTGGCCCTGGGTGACACCGCCCATGAGGCCACCGAAACCATAGAGCGCGTGGTGATGCCGCTGCGCGAGGCCTACGCGCTGCTCGAGGGCGGCGGGATTCAGGACGGCGCGAGCAGCCTGACGCTGTGGCACGCCCGCGCGCCGCTGCAGGCCCGGGGCCTGCTCTGA
- a CDS encoding DNA-3-methyladenine glycosylase family protein has translation MSVLPPVSAPLLTHTGAVVHLSRDPVMAAVIARVGDLPVLSPTPDPFATLVRNVTGQQLSVKAAATIYARLETLLGGLTPETLLAASPDDLRGAGLSWAKVRTVQAIAQAARGGAVDFEHLGTQDDEAVIAALLPLPGIGRWTGEMFLMFGLARPDVFSMGDLALRQGLARLYPDQPAAEVLASWQPYRTLAARYLWAESALNRGGGAPV, from the coding sequence ATGTCTGTGCTGCCCCCTGTCTCAGCTCCACTGCTTACCCACACAGGCGCGGTGGTTCATCTCTCGCGCGACCCGGTCATGGCAGCCGTGATCGCGCGGGTGGGCGACCTGCCCGTGCTCTCCCCCACCCCCGACCCCTTTGCCACCCTGGTGCGCAACGTGACCGGCCAGCAGCTGAGCGTGAAAGCGGCGGCCACCATCTACGCCCGCCTAGAAACCCTGCTGGGCGGGCTCACGCCCGAGACGCTGCTGGCCGCGAGTCCAGACGACCTGCGCGGCGCAGGACTGTCCTGGGCGAAGGTGCGCACGGTGCAGGCCATTGCCCAGGCGGCCCGGGGCGGCGCCGTGGATTTTGAGCACCTGGGCACGCAGGATGACGAGGCGGTGATCGCCGCCCTGCTGCCGCTGCCCGGCATTGGCCGCTGGACCGGCGAGATGTTTCTGATGTTCGGCCTGGCGCGCCCGGATGTGTTCAGCATGGGCGACCTCGCGCTGCGCCAGGGGCTGGCGCGGCTGTACCCGGACCAGCCCGCCGCCGAGGTGCTGGCCAGCTGGCAGCCCTACCGCACCCTGGCCGCGCGCTACCTCTGGGCCGAAAGTGCCCTGAACCGGGGCGGCGGCGCGCCTGTCTGA
- a CDS encoding ABC transporter permease subunit → MTSAPPPTQAQAAAPAPLAVQDIAVRLGGELILDGVTLDVQRGEFLALIGPSGGGKSTLLRVLAGLLKPERGTVHIATPPALVFQDYRLLPWRTALRNVQLPADLGTGGGLAPGEALKMVGMEAYGPYFPAQLSGGMRARVALARALAQSGDVLLLDEPFAALDALVRERFNAELRHLHEKTGRTTVLVTHSIREAVWLADRVAVLRGGRIVELLDTRGEGRVSAYTDGLEAHLRAVLGTGDSTRLRLDSVRARSRAWVLPVAAVALALALWAWGAHALNQPFLLPTPGAVWQEAVRTAPALAAAFWVTVRTALLGTLLGALAGVLIGYPLAKWRALERFLSPFLVASQSTPIVVLAPLLVSWLGFGFVPALVVSALSALYPILVATLVGVRELEATYHELFSSLRATRWQRLTRLELPGALPVLLGGLRLAASLALIGAVVWEFVDPNQKGLGLAVQVAGVYQNKAGQFAAIGLLIGYGVLVYLLITGLERRVMRRRGR, encoded by the coding sequence ATGACCTCCGCCCCGCCGCCCACCCAGGCCCAGGCGGCAGCCCCGGCCCCGCTGGCGGTGCAGGACATCGCCGTGCGCCTGGGCGGCGAACTCATTCTGGACGGCGTCACGCTGGACGTGCAGCGCGGCGAGTTCCTGGCCCTCATTGGCCCGTCGGGCGGGGGCAAGAGCACGCTGCTGCGGGTGCTGGCGGGCCTACTGAAGCCCGAACGGGGCACCGTTCACATCGCCACGCCGCCTGCCCTGGTGTTTCAGGACTACCGCCTGCTGCCCTGGCGCACCGCGCTGCGCAACGTCCAGCTGCCCGCCGACCTGGGCACGGGCGGCGGCCTGGCCCCCGGCGAGGCGCTGAAGATGGTGGGCATGGAGGCGTACGGGCCCTACTTCCCAGCGCAGCTGTCGGGCGGCATGCGCGCGCGGGTGGCGCTGGCCCGCGCCCTGGCCCAGAGCGGCGACGTGCTGCTGCTGGACGAACCCTTCGCGGCCCTGGACGCCCTGGTGCGTGAGCGCTTCAACGCCGAGCTGCGCCATCTGCACGAGAAAACGGGGCGCACCACGGTGCTGGTCACCCATTCCATCCGCGAAGCGGTGTGGCTGGCCGACCGCGTGGCAGTGCTGCGCGGCGGGCGGATCGTGGAACTGCTGGACACGCGCGGCGAGGGCCGGGTCAGCGCCTACACCGATGGCCTGGAAGCCCACCTGCGCGCCGTGCTGGGCACCGGCGACAGCACCCGATTGCGCCTGGACAGCGTGCGGGCGCGCAGCCGTGCCTGGGTGCTGCCGGTGGCGGCGGTGGCGCTGGCCCTGGCGCTGTGGGCCTGGGGGGCGCACGCCCTGAACCAACCCTTTCTGCTGCCCACCCCCGGCGCGGTGTGGCAGGAAGCGGTCCGCACCGCCCCCGCGCTGGCCGCCGCCTTCTGGGTCACGGTGCGCACGGCGCTGCTGGGCACGCTGCTGGGCGCGCTGGCCGGGGTGCTGATCGGCTATCCGCTGGCTAAGTGGCGGGCGCTGGAACGCTTTCTCAGCCCGTTCCTGGTGGCCTCGCAGAGCACGCCCATCGTGGTGCTGGCGCCGCTGCTGGTGTCGTGGCTGGGCTTTGGCTTTGTGCCCGCGCTGGTGGTTTCGGCGCTCAGCGCGCTCTACCCCATTCTGGTGGCCACGCTGGTGGGTGTGCGCGAACTGGAAGCCACCTACCACGAACTGTTCAGCTCGCTGCGCGCCACGCGCTGGCAGCGCCTGACCCGCCTAGAACTGCCCGGCGCCCTGCCCGTGCTGCTGGGCGGCCTGCGGCTGGCGGCCAGCCTCGCCCTGATTGGCGCGGTGGTGTGGGAATTTGTGGACCCCAACCAGAAGGGCCTGGGGCTGGCCGTGCAGGTGGCGGGGGTGTACCAGAACAAGGCCGGGCAGTTTGCCGCCATTGGCCTGCTCATCGGCTACGGGGTGCTGGTGTACCTGCTGATCACCGGGCTGGAGCGCCGGGTGATGCGCCGCCGGGGCCGCTAG
- a CDS encoding IMPACT family protein: MARPRAAAGPGPALSGPGDLPAPFTTLAGPWRENLLVENSEFLAFAERADAPEQALAQLNSLRGRYPDATHCCWAYRIGPLQRFHDDGEPGGTAGAPILKAIEGQGLDHVMVVVVRFYGGVKLGTGGLARAYSGAAAACLRAAPKDTVRPRLTLRVQVPFAHLSRLHHLLGRYSAGHGEEHYGATGVSLSVQVFPEDAAAFTAELRDATRGEGVAEPA; the protein is encoded by the coding sequence GTGGCACGCCCGCGCGCCGCTGCAGGCCCGGGGCCTGCTCTGAGCGGTCCTGGCGACCTGCCCGCGCCCTTCACCACGCTGGCCGGTCCCTGGCGCGAGAACCTGCTGGTGGAGAACAGCGAGTTCCTGGCCTTTGCCGAGCGCGCCGACGCCCCCGAACAGGCGCTGGCGCAACTGAACAGCCTGCGCGGGCGCTACCCGGACGCCACGCACTGCTGCTGGGCCTACCGCATTGGTCCCCTGCAGCGCTTTCACGACGACGGCGAACCTGGCGGTACCGCCGGCGCCCCCATCCTGAAGGCCATCGAGGGTCAGGGCCTGGACCATGTGATGGTCGTGGTGGTGCGCTTTTACGGCGGCGTGAAGCTGGGCACCGGGGGCCTGGCCCGGGCCTACAGCGGGGCCGCTGCGGCGTGCCTGCGCGCCGCCCCCAAAGACACGGTGCGCCCCCGGCTGACCCTGCGCGTGCAGGTGCCGTTCGCGCACCTCAGCCGCCTGCACCACCTGCTGGGGCGCTACAGCGCCGGGCACGGTGAAGAGCACTACGGGGCCACGGGCGTCAGCCTGTCGGTGCAGGTCTTCCCCGAGGACGCCGCCGCGTTCACGGCCGAGCTGCGCGACGCCACCCGGGGTGAGGGGGTGGCCGAACCCGCTTGA
- a CDS encoding serine protease codes for MFKPLHAVLSALGLLALSACSPQATPDVTAAALPQETVTVTGTEKAFSDELSSQIVYGVVTNVTNRPYQVSVTPSNYMSGWCGGTLISSTWVLTAAHCVDGYSASQMRVRAGINDLTTSTGQLRTAAQIVMHPSYNRSTNANDIALIRVSAFTLGSTVQPAALPGNAAESVLDVSGKFATVSGWGKTETGSSSPRALREVSIPITPTGSDCGSRPANTICGKYYQGKDSCNGDSGGPLAASYNGKFYVLGAVSYGPAECRGYGVYTRVNGFINWIYNTTGISAQ; via the coding sequence ATGTTCAAACCCCTGCACGCGGTGTTGTCTGCTCTTGGCCTGCTCGCCCTGTCTGCTTGCTCGCCCCAGGCCACCCCAGACGTGACGGCCGCCGCTCTGCCCCAGGAAACGGTCACGGTCACGGGCACCGAAAAGGCCTTCAGTGACGAGCTGAGCAGCCAGATCGTGTACGGCGTGGTGACCAACGTGACCAACCGTCCCTATCAGGTGAGTGTGACCCCCAGCAACTACATGAGCGGCTGGTGCGGCGGCACCCTGATCAGCTCCACCTGGGTGCTGACGGCGGCGCACTGCGTGGACGGCTACAGCGCCTCGCAGATGCGGGTGCGCGCCGGGATCAATGACCTGACCACCAGCACCGGGCAGCTGCGCACGGCCGCGCAGATCGTCATGCACCCCAGCTACAACCGCAGCACCAACGCCAACGACATTGCCCTGATTCGCGTGTCTGCCTTTACCCTGGGCAGCACCGTGCAGCCCGCTGCGCTGCCGGGCAACGCCGCCGAAAGCGTGCTGGACGTCAGCGGCAAGTTCGCCACCGTGAGCGGCTGGGGCAAGACCGAAACCGGGTCTTCCAGCCCGCGCGCCCTGCGCGAAGTGAGCATTCCGATCACCCCCACGGGCAGCGACTGCGGCAGCCGCCCGGCCAACACCATCTGCGGCAAGTACTACCAGGGCAAGGATTCCTGCAACGGTGACAGCGGTGGCCCGCTAGCCGCCAGCTACAACGGCAAGTTCTACGTGCTGGGCGCCGTGTCCTACGGTCCGGCGGAGTGCCGTGGCTACGGGGTCTACACCCGCGTGAACGGCTTTATCAACTGGATTTACAACACCACCGGCATCAGCGCGCAGTAA
- a CDS encoding DMT family transporter, with product MRAPVPGQLDALSLGAILVTIVFWASAFAGIRAGLEAFSPGHVTLYRFLVASAALGLYAVAARIPLPPLGDLGRIALLSFSGITLYHICLNYGEVSVPAGTASLIIAAGPVITALLATRFMGERLNLLGWLGTLISLGGVALIVLGSGQSLHFTQGALLILAAALFTSLYFVFQKPLLARMNPLHFTVWSLILGTVPMLVFLPGFGTALAQAPLGAHLALVYIGLFPAALAYLTWTFALARVGAGTTTSFLYVSPVFAVLIAWLWLREVPTAVTLLGGAIAVAGVVLVNTRGRPAAAPTPPAEAQA from the coding sequence ATGCGCGCGCCTGTGCCCGGCCAACTGGACGCCCTGTCTCTGGGGGCCATTCTGGTCACCATCGTGTTCTGGGCCTCGGCCTTTGCGGGGATTCGCGCGGGGCTGGAGGCCTTTTCGCCTGGGCACGTCACGCTGTACCGCTTTCTGGTCGCCAGCGCCGCGCTGGGCCTGTACGCCGTGGCCGCCCGCATTCCGCTGCCGCCGCTGGGGGACCTGGGGCGCATTGCGCTGCTCAGCTTTTCAGGCATCACGCTGTACCACATCTGCCTGAATTACGGCGAGGTCAGCGTGCCCGCCGGCACCGCCAGTCTGATCATCGCGGCGGGGCCGGTGATCACGGCGCTGCTGGCCACGCGCTTTATGGGTGAGCGCCTGAACCTGCTGGGCTGGCTGGGCACCCTGATCAGTCTGGGCGGCGTGGCGCTGATCGTGCTGGGCAGCGGCCAGAGCCTGCACTTTACCCAGGGCGCGCTGCTGATTCTGGCGGCGGCGCTGTTTACCAGCCTGTACTTCGTGTTTCAGAAACCGCTGCTCGCGCGCATGAACCCGCTGCACTTCACGGTGTGGTCGCTGATCCTGGGGACCGTGCCCATGCTGGTGTTCCTGCCGGGCTTCGGCACGGCGCTGGCCCAGGCGCCGCTTGGGGCCCACCTTGCGCTCGTGTATATCGGGCTGTTTCCGGCGGCGCTGGCGTACCTCACCTGGACCTTTGCCCTGGCCCGCGTGGGGGCCGGCACCACCACCTCGTTTCTGTATGTTTCGCCAGTCTTCGCCGTGCTGATCGCGTGGCTGTGGCTGCGCGAGGTGCCCACCGCCGTGACCCTGCTGGGCGGCGCCATTGCCGTGGCGGGCGTGGTGCTGGTAAACACCCGGGGCCGCCCCGCCGCCGCGCCAACGCCCCCGGCCGAGGCCCAGGCATGA
- a CDS encoding S8 family peptidase: protein MNARLASSALGTLALTMLLAACGSQTSTPQASETARTRTLAPLLGTSNPEAIPGQYIVVFSDGAPSNLTAQSASGLIQSLKLDPQGVSIQHIYGAALNGFAAKLSAQNLQALRQDPRVKYIEQDGVMRATATQTGATWGLDRIDQRNLPLDGNYVYNTTASNVTAYIIDTGIRTTHAEFGGRAVWGTNQSGDGNNTDCNGHGTHVAGTVGGSTYGVAKGVKLVAVKVLNCQGSGSNSGVIAGINWAANNRTGPAVANMSLGGGASQATDDAVTGAVNKGLVMAVAAGNENQDACNVSPARAAAAITVGSTTNTDARSSFSNYGTCVDIFAPGSNITSSWNTGDTATNTISGTSMATPHVAGGAALILANNPGYTPAQVASAMVNNATTGKVTGAGTGSPNRLLFTGSGGTTPTPTPGQTTYTGSVTQGASSYKPGTSGFSYAGGTLKGNLTGPSGTDFDLYLQRYNGTSWVDVAASEGATSTEAITFTASSGTYRWEVYGYSGSGSYTLVETK from the coding sequence ATGAATGCACGTCTTGCTTCCTCTGCCCTTGGTACCCTCGCCCTGACCATGCTGCTCGCCGCCTGCGGCAGCCAGACCAGCACCCCCCAGGCCAGCGAGACGGCCCGCACCCGGACCCTGGCCCCCCTCCTGGGCACCAGCAACCCCGAAGCCATTCCTGGGCAGTACATCGTGGTGTTCAGCGACGGCGCCCCCAGCAACCTGACCGCCCAGAGCGCCAGCGGCCTGATCCAGAGCCTGAAGCTCGACCCCCAGGGCGTGAGCATTCAGCACATCTACGGCGCCGCCCTGAACGGCTTTGCCGCCAAGCTGAGCGCCCAGAACCTGCAGGCCCTGCGCCAGGACCCCCGCGTCAAGTACATTGAGCAAGACGGCGTGATGCGCGCCACCGCCACGCAGACGGGCGCCACCTGGGGCCTGGACCGCATTGATCAGCGCAACCTGCCCCTGGACGGCAACTACGTCTACAACACCACGGCCAGCAACGTCACGGCCTACATTATTGACACCGGCATCCGCACCACGCACGCCGAGTTCGGTGGGCGCGCCGTGTGGGGCACCAACCAGTCCGGCGACGGCAACAACACCGACTGCAACGGGCATGGCACGCACGTGGCGGGTACCGTGGGCGGCAGCACCTACGGCGTGGCCAAGGGCGTGAAACTGGTGGCTGTGAAGGTGCTCAACTGCCAGGGCTCGGGCAGCAACTCCGGCGTGATTGCCGGCATCAACTGGGCGGCCAACAACCGCACGGGCCCGGCCGTGGCGAACATGAGCCTGGGCGGCGGCGCCAGCCAGGCCACCGATGACGCCGTGACCGGCGCCGTGAACAAGGGCCTGGTCATGGCCGTGGCGGCGGGCAACGAGAACCAAGACGCCTGCAATGTCAGCCCGGCCCGCGCCGCCGCCGCCATCACGGTGGGCAGCACCACGAACACCGACGCCCGCAGCAGCTTCTCGAACTACGGCACCTGCGTGGATATTTTTGCGCCCGGCAGCAACATCACCAGCAGCTGGAACACCGGCGACACCGCCACGAACACCATCTCCGGCACCTCGATGGCCACCCCCCACGTGGCCGGCGGCGCCGCGCTGATTCTGGCCAACAACCCGGGCTACACCCCCGCCCAGGTGGCCAGCGCGATGGTCAACAACGCCACCACCGGCAAGGTGACGGGCGCCGGCACCGGCAGCCCCAACCGCCTGCTGTTCACCGGCAGCGGCGGCACGACGCCCACCCCGACCCCCGGCCAGACGACCTACACGGGCAGCGTGACGCAGGGGGCCAGCAGCTACAAGCCCGGCACGAGCGGCTTCTCGTACGCGGGCGGCACCCTCAAGGGCAACCTGACTGGCCCTTCCGGCACCGACTTTGACCTCTACCTGCAGCGCTACAACGGCACCTCCTGGGTGGATGTCGCCGCCAGCGAAGGGGCCACGAGCACCGAGGCCATCACCTTTACGGCCAGCAGCGGCACCTACCGCTGGGAGGTCTACGGGTACTCCGGCTCTGGCTCCTACACCCTCGTCGAAACCAAGTAA
- a CDS encoding trypsin-like serine protease, whose product MTRTRTLLCFPLLTAALLSACGTTQPAPQAQAASPARGEKSAALAPMIVGGTISARGARPYQVAMTDTTGFQYCGGTLLSSTWVLTAAHCVKGTAASSIRIRAGVNKLSDSTQGQTVGVSTVTVHPSYRGASSGYDIALLKLSTAVNTPYASPAKLPSNAVEAVLDVKGKFAVVSGWGLTQGNNNASASDDLREVSIPITPNPGTCGGSGVPGNTICGEVYQGKDSCNGDSGGPLAQSYNGSFYVLGIVSYGPSACTGSGVYTRVNGYLSWIAQVSGLTPDGGTTPTPTPGQTTYTGSVSQGAASYKPGTAGFSYAGGTLKGNLTGPSGTDFDLYLQRYNGTSWVDVAASEGGTSTEAITFAASSGTYRWEVYGYAGSGSYTLVETK is encoded by the coding sequence ATGACCCGAACCCGGACCCTGCTGTGCTTTCCCCTGCTGACCGCCGCCCTGCTCTCGGCCTGCGGCACCACCCAGCCCGCGCCCCAGGCGCAAGCGGCCAGCCCAGCGCGCGGCGAAAAGAGCGCGGCCCTGGCCCCCATGATCGTGGGCGGCACGATCAGCGCCCGTGGCGCGCGGCCCTACCAGGTCGCCATGACCGACACCACGGGCTTTCAGTACTGCGGCGGCACCCTGCTCAGCTCCACCTGGGTCCTGACGGCCGCGCACTGCGTCAAGGGCACGGCGGCGTCCAGCATCCGCATTCGCGCCGGGGTGAATAAGCTCAGCGACAGCACCCAGGGCCAGACCGTGGGCGTGAGCACCGTGACCGTGCACCCCAGCTACCGGGGCGCCAGCAGCGGCTACGACATCGCGCTGCTCAAACTCAGCACGGCGGTGAATACCCCCTACGCCTCGCCCGCCAAGCTGCCCAGCAACGCTGTGGAAGCGGTGCTGGACGTGAAGGGCAAGTTCGCCGTGGTGAGCGGCTGGGGCCTGACCCAGGGCAACAACAATGCCAGCGCCAGCGACGACCTGCGCGAAGTCAGCATTCCCATCACGCCCAACCCCGGCACCTGCGGCGGCAGCGGCGTGCCCGGCAACACCATCTGCGGCGAGGTCTACCAGGGCAAGGACTCCTGCAACGGCGACAGCGGCGGCCCCCTGGCCCAGAGCTACAACGGCAGCTTCTACGTGCTGGGCATCGTGTCCTATGGCCCCAGCGCCTGCACCGGCAGCGGCGTGTACACCCGCGTGAACGGCTACCTGAGCTGGATTGCGCAGGTCAGCGGCCTGACCCCCGATGGCGGCACGACGCCCACCCCGACCCCCGGTCAGACGACGTACACGGGCAGCGTGTCCCAGGGCGCGGCCAGCTACAAGCCCGGCACGGCTGGCTTCTCGTATGCGGGCGGCACCCTCAAGGGCAACCTGACTGGCCCCTCCGGCACCGACTTTGACCTCTACCTGCAGCGTTACAACGGCACCTCGTGGGTGGATGTGGCCGCCAGCGAAGGCGGAACGAGCACCGAAGCCATTACCTTTGCGGCCAGCAGCGGCACCTACCGCTGGGAGGTCTACGGGTACGCCGGCTCTGGCTCCTACACCCTCGTCGAAACCAAGTAA
- the tmpR gene encoding bifunctional dihydropteridine reductase/dihydrofolate reductase TmpR, translating to MRPGRGTALVTGAARGIGRALAVALAEEGFDIAVHYHRSVADAHETAALCRARGVEALPLSADVTVPAQARALVREAHRAFSSGSGLAVLVNNVGNYVHRPLLDTTDEQWADMLGSNLTATFATCQEAAPLLRARGWGRIVNLGYAGAAQLIARPGIVPYAIAKAGVLQLSRSLGQVLAGSGVSVNVVSPGVIETSLSQPVAQIPAGRVGTVQEVVDAALYFVRASDYLTGQELEVAGGWNL from the coding sequence ATGAGGCCAGGACGCGGCACGGCCCTGGTGACCGGCGCGGCGCGCGGCATTGGGCGGGCGCTGGCGGTGGCTCTGGCCGAAGAAGGCTTTGACATCGCGGTCCACTACCACCGCAGCGTGGCCGACGCCCACGAGACCGCGGCCCTGTGCCGCGCCCGGGGCGTGGAGGCCCTGCCCCTGAGCGCCGATGTCACGGTGCCCGCCCAGGCCCGCGCGCTGGTCCGCGAGGCGCACCGGGCCTTTTCCAGCGGCAGCGGCTTGGCTGTGCTGGTGAACAACGTGGGCAACTACGTCCACCGCCCGCTGCTGGACACCACCGATGAGCAGTGGGCCGACATGCTGGGCAGCAACCTCACCGCCACCTTTGCCACCTGCCAGGAGGCCGCGCCGCTGCTGCGCGCCCGGGGCTGGGGCCGCATCGTGAACCTGGGGTATGCGGGGGCCGCGCAACTTATAGCCCGGCCCGGCATCGTGCCGTATGCCATTGCCAAAGCGGGGGTGCTGCAGCTGTCGCGCTCGCTGGGGCAGGTGCTGGCGGGCAGCGGGGTCAGCGTGAACGTGGTGAGCCCCGGCGTCATTGAAACCAGCCTCAGCCAACCGGTGGCGCAGATTCCCGCCGGGCGCGTGGGCACCGTGCAGGAGGTGGTGGACGCCGCGCTGTATTTCGTGCGCGCCAGCGATTATCTGACCGGCCAGGAGCTGGAAGTGGCGGGCGGCTGGAATTTATAA